A single region of the Changchengzhania lutea genome encodes:
- a CDS encoding SRPBCC family protein, which translates to MSNSNNRTVTIKRTFHAPIKLVWEAWTQPEHIAQWWSPKGMETKVIEHDFKVGGKWKYVMPMPDGKEFIAEGIYSEIVELEKIISSADFKPMTEGVEIQAMFEGNGNKTNFTFNVVHPTEEYKIQQEKMGIMNGWGSVFARLEEFLK; encoded by the coding sequence AAAGAACTTTTCATGCACCTATAAAATTAGTTTGGGAAGCCTGGACACAACCTGAACATATTGCGCAATGGTGGAGTCCAAAAGGAATGGAAACGAAAGTAATTGAACACGATTTTAAAGTTGGAGGGAAATGGAAGTATGTTATGCCAATGCCAGACGGGAAAGAATTTATTGCAGAAGGCATATATTCTGAGATTGTTGAACTTGAAAAGATAATTTCATCAGCGGACTTCAAACCAATGACCGAAGGTGTAGAAATACAAGCGATGTTTGAGGGAAATGGTAATAAAACCAACTTTACTTTTAATGTTGTTCATCCTACAGAGGAATATAAAATACAACAAGAAAAAATGGGTATTATGAATGGTTGGGGCTCTGTTTTTGCAAGGTTGGAAGAGTTTCTAAAATAG